The window CGGTCATTTCCGCGAGCTTGAGCGAAGCTTCGAGCGCCGTGCCGACATGGCGGCCCTCGCCGGTGAAGAGCAGGCCATCGACCGCGTCGAGTTCCGCCGCGAGCGCGAAGGCCGGCGGTGTCGCCGCCTTGATCTGCTCGGTGATCGCCGCTTCGGTGACATCCTGGCCAGCCTGACCGCCTAGGGCCGCCACAAGTTCGGCAAGAGCAGCCAGCGAACCGCCATAGCCCTTGGTCTTCGGGCCGACCGGCTCGGGCCCGATCGGCATCACGATCCTGGTCGTCGCCACCTGCCCGATCGGGCTGTCGGCCTCGGCGGTGATGGTAAGGGTGGTCAGCCCGCTGTCCTGCGCGCGTCTGACCGCCGCGACCGTGGTCTCGCTGGTCCCGGTCTGCGACAGCGCGACGACCAGCGCCTCGCGGCCAAACACGGGCTCGCGCTGCAGGAAGGCGCCAGGGTTCAGCACTTCGACGAAGGCGCCGCCGGCTTCCAGTGCGGGCTTCGCCACCAGCAGTGCGTTGAGCGAGGTGCCTGAGCCGACGAGGACGATGTATTTTGCCCGCGGCAAGCTGAGCGCGCGCAACCGCAAGCGCACGGCGGCGATCGTTGCCGGCACGATTTGCGCCTGCGCCCGGATGAAGCCGTCGATGATGCTCTGGTCGACCATGGTCATCCCTTCACCGCGCCGATGGTCAGGCCACGCACGAGATGGCGCTGGAAGAACAGCATGAACAGCAGGATCGGCAGCATGATCCCGATCGCGCCGGCGGCCGAGAGCGACCAGTAGTTCAGGTCCTCGCCGCCATATTCGGCGATCGCAACGGGCAGCGTCTTGGTGTTGCTGCCGGTCAGGATCAGCGCGAACAGGAACTCGTTATAGGCGAGCAGCAGGCTGAACAGCGAGGTGACGACGATGCCGGGCTTGGCCAGCGGCAGGATCACCTTGGTGAAGGTCGTCCAGGCATTGCAGCCGTCGATCGTCGCGGCCTCGTCGAGCTCGCGCGGAATCTCCAGGAAGAAGCTGCGCATCAGCCAGACCGTGAAGGGCTGGTTGATCGCCACCATCGCCGCGATCATCGCCGGATAGGTGTCGATCATCGAGAGCGAGCGCGCCACGATGAAGAACGGGATCAGCAGCAGGATGTGCGGGAACATCCGGATCACCAGGAGTCCCATCAGATAGGAGCGCGCCATCTTGCTCTCCAGTCGCGACAGGCCATAGGCGGCGAGCGTGCCGAGCGGCACCGAGATGAAGACCGTGCCGAGCGCGATGATCGCGCTGTTCGCGAAGAACTCGACAAAGCGGCGCTCGGCCCAGATCTCGTAATGGAAGCGGAAGGTCGGCTCGAAGAACAGTTTTGGCGGGATCGCGAAGGCATCGGCCGGCTGCTTGATCGAGATCAGCACCGCCCAGATGATCGGCGTCAGGCTGAACAGCGCAAACAGCGACAAGAGGAAGACGACTAGCGGCTGGCCTAAGAGGCGTCGCATCAGAACGCCCCCCGCTCGCGCCGGTACATCAGCGAGATGATCATCAGCGTCAGCCCGGTGACGATCAGCATGGTCAGGACGCCTAGCGTCGAGGCGCGGCCGAGGTCGAGCTGCTTGAAGGCCATGGCGTAGGTGTACATCGTCAGCGTCTCGGTCGCGGTGCCGGGGCCGCCGCCGGTCAGCACATAGATGCTGTCGAAGGTGCGGAAGGAATCCATCAGCCGGATCGCCAGCACGAACAGGATCTGCGGCCTTAAGCACGGCAGGATGATGTGCCAGACCAGACGCGGGCCCGAGGCGCCGTCGATCCTGCCGGCTTCGAGCAGCGCCTCGTCCATGCCCTGCAGGCCGGCATAGAGGATCAGCATGACGAAAGGCGTGAACTGCCAGACATCGGCGATGATGATGGTGACGAAGGCCCAGATGGGCGATCCCAGCCAGTCCGGCGGGAAGATGTCGAAGGAGGCGATGATCGCGTCGGCCAGCCCCCAGCGCGCCGCGAATATCCAGCGCAGGAACAGCGCCGCGACCACCGGCGTGATCAGATAGGGCACGAAGATCAGCGTCGAGAAGATGCGGGCGCCACGCGTCAGCTTGTAGAGCCCGAGCGCGAGCAGCAGGCCGAGCGCGAACTCGACTGCGAGCGAGCAGGCGACCAGGATCACTGTCGTCCGGAGCGAGGCCCAGACGCGATCCTGGCCGAGCAAGGTGAGATAGTTGTCGGCACCGACGAAACGGGCCTGCGGCTGGCCGATATGGTAGTCGAAGAAGCTGAGATAGACGGCGTAGAGCACCGGGTAGAGCTGCACGCCGAGCACGACGAGTGCGCTCGGCACCACGAACAGCCAGAGCGATATTTCGCGGGGATAGGCCCGCGCCGACGACGACGCCATTAGTCCATGCCTTGCTGGAGCGGCCCGGTTCAGGCCCGGACCGTTCCGGGAGCGAACCTGCTCACTTGTAGACGCCGCGGCGCGTCAGGAATTCCTCGGCCTCCTTGGCACCAGTGTCGAGCGCCTCCTTGACCGGCATCTCGCCGGTGACCGCTTGCAGGACGCGCCGCGTCACCGTCTCGCTGACTTCCTTGAACTCGGCGAATTTCGGGAAGATCGCGCCCTTGTCCAGCGCCGGCACCAGCACGCTGTAATAGCGGAAGCGCTGGCGCAGTTCCGGATCCTCCAGCACCGAGACGCGCGTCGGGCAGGCGAGGCTCGCACCCTCGCGCTGGTTCGCCGGCGACAGCGTCGCGGCGAGCAGGCGGAACAGCGTGTCCTTGTTGCGCGAGGAGAACTTCGAGATGGCGAAGGTGTCGGCGACGACGACCTGGCCGCCGCGCGGCGGCGGCGCCCAATTGATCTTGCCGATCACCTTGGACTGGTCCTGGCGGTCCATCGCGGCGGTGCGGGTCAGCCACTGCATGCCCATGGCGGCAGCGCCCTGCTGGAACAGGATGGTCGATTCGTCATTGCCGTTGGCGGTGTAGCCGCGCGGCGCGAAGCGCGTCAGCGACTTCATCGTCTCGATCGCGGCGATGCCCTTCGGGCTGTTGAACACCGGCTTCTTGTTGGCGTCGAACCAGCCGTCACCGAGCG is drawn from Bosea sp. Tri-49 and contains these coding sequences:
- a CDS encoding carbohydrate ABC transporter permease, which produces MRRLLGQPLVVFLLSLFALFSLTPIIWAVLISIKQPADAFAIPPKLFFEPTFRFHYEIWAERRFVEFFANSAIIALGTVFISVPLGTLAAYGLSRLESKMARSYLMGLLVIRMFPHILLLIPFFIVARSLSMIDTYPAMIAAMVAINQPFTVWLMRSFFLEIPRELDEAATIDGCNAWTTFTKVILPLAKPGIVVTSLFSLLLAYNEFLFALILTGSNTKTLPVAIAEYGGEDLNYWSLSAAGAIGIMLPILLFMLFFQRHLVRGLTIGAVKG
- a CDS encoding extracellular solute-binding protein; this encodes MTQQHESKSGLSRRTVLGAAGTMAASAYGFGAQVQEMNVRFVGERYPALEFYVKKLQSALPNVKVTADLMPNAPLKELQTITLSSGADSIDIMLGNDLTIANFAQNGWLEPLDEYIAKHKDEYKLDDFAKTAMSSASFGGKVYGLPVLTNTQLMAYRQDLFEAKGLKPPTSFEEYIAAAGALNSPSVAGTVMTLKGDGVLNEGHWYLNALGDGWFDANKKPVFNSPKGIAAIETMKSLTRFAPRGYTANGNDESTILFQQGAAAMGMQWLTRTAAMDRQDQSKVIGKINWAPPPRGGQVVVADTFAISKFSSRNKDTLFRLLAATLSPANQREGASLACPTRVSVLEDPELRQRFRYYSVLVPALDKGAIFPKFAEFKEVSETVTRRVLQAVTGEMPVKEALDTGAKEAEEFLTRRGVYK
- a CDS encoding carbohydrate ABC transporter permease, coding for MASSSARAYPREISLWLFVVPSALVVLGVQLYPVLYAVYLSFFDYHIGQPQARFVGADNYLTLLGQDRVWASLRTTVILVACSLAVEFALGLLLALGLYKLTRGARIFSTLIFVPYLITPVVAALFLRWIFAARWGLADAIIASFDIFPPDWLGSPIWAFVTIIIADVWQFTPFVMLILYAGLQGMDEALLEAGRIDGASGPRLVWHIILPCLRPQILFVLAIRLMDSFRTFDSIYVLTGGGPGTATETLTMYTYAMAFKQLDLGRASTLGVLTMLIVTGLTLMIISLMYRRERGAF
- a CDS encoding SIS domain-containing protein translates to MVDQSIIDGFIRAQAQIVPATIAAVRLRLRALSLPRAKYIVLVGSGTSLNALLVAKPALEAGGAFVEVLNPGAFLQREPVFGREALVVALSQTGTSETTVAAVRRAQDSGLTTLTITAEADSPIGQVATTRIVMPIGPEPVGPKTKGYGGSLAALAELVAALGGQAGQDVTEAAITEQIKAATPPAFALAAELDAVDGLLFTGEGRHVGTALEASLKLAEMTGVPAAAFPTEEAMHGRLHGLTARSLCVMIAADTAERRLAAHAAEVMAGLGIRVLILNLTVEPTPFDWLRLDGLAPPYDALAAIIPVQRLAQAMATRRGIPPHLMRFPGLSKKLGIKIDRLP